The following proteins are co-located in the Polystyrenella longa genome:
- a CDS encoding polymorphic toxin-type HINT domain-containing protein — MTATFRHSGKKVLDVKIASEAASIGATPNHPFWSEDRQEFVRADELNLYERVRTLTGVSIVEQIRLRPGWHIVYNIEVKGEHVYHVGAGGVLVHNAVEDCSKYAKRMYRSKGGKVLRLRPNSKRGGVLGQLPNDDRHLLYHHDIHLRDGQVNTSNRTAMPIREWFEEYRELNNFGSLNELRRWLDITDVTPGQ; from the coding sequence GTGACCGCGACATTCCGGCACTCCGGCAAAAAAGTGCTAGACGTCAAGATCGCTTCCGAAGCAGCATCAATCGGTGCCACACCCAATCACCCCTTCTGGTCAGAAGACCGGCAGGAGTTTGTCCGAGCGGATGAACTGAACCTATACGAGAGGGTGCGAACGTTAACCGGCGTCTCGATCGTTGAACAAATCCGCCTAAGACCCGGTTGGCATATTGTTTACAACATAGAAGTTAAGGGGGAACATGTTTATCATGTGGGTGCGGGCGGGGTGCTTGTGCATAATGCGGTCGAAGATTGCAGTAAGTATGCCAAGAGAATGTATAGAAGCAAAGGTGGAAAAGTTCTACGTCTTCGTCCGAATTCTAAAAGAGGTGGCGTATTGGGCCAGTTACCCAATGATGATCGGCACCTTTTGTATCATCATGATATTCACCTGAGGGACGGGCAGGTCAACACTTCTAATCGAACAGCGATGCCAATTCGTGAATGGTTCGAAGAATACAGAGAACTAAACAATTTTGGGTCTCTGAATGAATTAAGAAGATGGTTAGATATTACCGATGTTACCCCGGGACAGTAG
- a CDS encoding transposase codes for MGRNTQADVARAVTNNRQRMRRRKGKRLQRQRSEKVERSFAHTCETGGARRTWLRGIEKINKRYLLQAASRNLGTLMRSLFGTGSPRGLQGAMAGLLGLYIAIIKWLCGLPGASSRFRSVRTNNRLIKTAHENHRHYLPTTQRIVMFSTGC; via the coding sequence CTGGGTCGAAACACGCAAGCTGACGTCGCCCGGGCGGTAACCAATAACCGGCAACGTATGAGACGCCGTAAAGGCAAGCGATTGCAGCGGCAACGCAGCGAAAAGGTGGAACGGAGTTTCGCCCACACCTGCGAGACGGGCGGAGCCAGGCGAACCTGGTTACGCGGCATCGAGAAGATCAATAAACGCTATCTACTGCAGGCAGCGAGTCGAAACCTGGGGACCTTGATGCGGTCGCTGTTCGGAACAGGTAGTCCGCGGGGTCTGCAGGGGGCGATGGCGGGGTTGTTGGGGCTTTATATAGCCATTATTAAGTGGCTTTGCGGTTTGCCCGGAGCTTCATCGCGGTTCAGATCGGTCCGGACCAACAATCGGCTGATAAAAACCGCCCATGAAAACCACCGTCACTATTTACCGACAACCCAGCGGATAGTGATGTTTTCAACGGGCTGCTAG
- a CDS encoding DUF6896 domain-containing protein: MTTTLDIIEHYLSGVRDNVNAICDHYGVDDLWLNQEDRIPCSAIIDCPAKRIRFSFHGVGCRMQVGNQIYDFDFGPDGRIDGFDAFRLSLYIQSRNKNDEKKFTEEQLQTDIDSLVTKGGAIKPKWEPGPHLYYLVENNTSPAANNRETT; this comes from the coding sequence ATGACAACCACGCTCGACATCATCGAACATTACCTATCTGGAGTTCGCGATAACGTTAACGCCATATGTGACCATTATGGTGTCGACGATCTTTGGCTCAATCAGGAAGATCGAATTCCCTGCTCAGCCATTATTGATTGCCCGGCAAAACGCATCCGGTTTTCATTCCATGGGGTCGGCTGTCGCATGCAAGTGGGGAATCAAATCTACGACTTTGATTTTGGTCCCGACGGACGAATTGATGGATTTGATGCGTTTAGACTTTCGCTGTATATTCAATCCAGAAATAAAAACGATGAAAAGAAATTCACTGAAGAGCAGCTACAAACTGATATCGACTCGTTAGTAACTAAGGGAGGAGCGATCAAGCCGAAGTGGGAACCTGGCCCGCATCTCTATTATCTGGTCGAAAACAATACCTCTCCCGCTGCTAATAACCGAGAAACAACTTGA
- a CDS encoding YraN family protein, giving the protein MRGWLAKLLGNKGERAAARYLRRQGYQIVARNWSNNLGEIDIIARQQTEAGPLLVFVEVKTRKTTRSGQPHEAVGYHKQSQLTRVGLSYLKTNQLLDHRARFDVISILWPDEAKEPQIDHIQNAFEPPGRGQMYS; this is encoded by the coding sequence ATGCGAGGCTGGCTGGCAAAACTACTGGGCAACAAAGGGGAACGCGCCGCCGCCCGTTATCTTCGCCGCCAGGGTTACCAGATCGTCGCCCGCAACTGGTCTAACAACCTCGGCGAGATCGATATCATCGCCCGTCAGCAAACGGAAGCAGGCCCCCTGCTGGTCTTCGTCGAAGTCAAAACCCGCAAGACAACCCGCTCCGGCCAACCCCACGAAGCAGTGGGATATCACAAGCAATCTCAGCTCACACGCGTCGGCCTGTCGTACCTGAAAACCAATCAGCTACTCGATCACCGAGCCCGCTTTGACGTCATCTCCATCCTCTGGCCAGACGAAGCCAAAGAACCACAGATCGACCACATTCAAAATGCCTTCGAACCACCCGGCCGCGGGCAGATGTATTCGTGA
- the rplS gene encoding 50S ribosomal protein L19, with protein MSQEILKLVEKDSLREEPLKFEIGDNVNVHTRILEGQKERIQIFSGVIIASSGGGTRETFTVRRIVAGEGVERTFPVHSPKVAKLEIVRHGVVRRAKLFYLRDRTGKATRLAERRAKNE; from the coding sequence ATGAGCCAGGAAATTCTGAAACTTGTCGAGAAAGATAGTCTGCGGGAAGAACCGCTGAAATTCGAGATCGGCGACAACGTCAATGTGCATACGCGAATTCTGGAAGGCCAGAAAGAACGCATCCAGATTTTCTCTGGTGTGATCATTGCCAGCAGTGGCGGCGGAACCCGCGAAACCTTCACCGTTCGACGCATCGTCGCTGGCGAAGGGGTCGAACGTACTTTCCCGGTTCACTCTCCCAAAGTGGCCAAACTGGAAATCGTCCGCCACGGTGTCGTCCGTCGCGCCAAACTATTCTACTTGCGTGATCGTACAGGTAAGGCTACCCGCCTGGCCGAACGTCGCGCCAAAAACGAGTAA